The proteins below are encoded in one region of Synchiropus splendidus isolate RoL2022-P1 chromosome 13, RoL_Sspl_1.0, whole genome shotgun sequence:
- the prss56 gene encoding serine protease 56, translating to MLELILLLFTGLDCLLGAPTGREVYRMPQSALKALSDRGTVVLEAAMSSALSAVDRASSERSRAEAGCRGCAPCLFQDCGQPSGACSSPSSALSEPTCDVISKAQKLQNEAERSWALSQACAFYQHRCSSADLDGESCIRIMGESCSARVLQCSLLNTMQNLEPATQTRIEAVCGQRSSPVLNTTQPRSRIVGGSPATPGSWPWLVNLQLDGALMCGGVLVDSSWVVTAAHCFHGSRSESYWSAVVGDFDITKTDPDEQVLKINRIIPHPKFNPKTYNNDIALVELTSPVVLSDRVTPVCLPAGVEPPTGSPCLVAGWGTLYENGPMADVVMEAKVPLLPQSTCKSALSKEEITNTMLCAGYLSGGIDSCQGDSGGPLIYQDRISGRFQLYGITSWGDGCGEKGKPGVYTRVAAFSDWIQSEIQKSFGSREPTCPELLKTNEMSEDEQRSEFSSLCRFYTLTCPPGHTESACSRMAEDKCLTRFKKCQLRSFLQTLLDLLQRAEDYIRDKVDLTFFTQTLPQLVEHIYSTAFQHTREKRDVGLTQGITETKGDNTIQSKEQDPAIVPPSFFRELGPSVDDWERYLNKLSEDMENQSGESTRQEGKLFIQGADGSVHELEERYHSVISALRSKLDSKEPPPNLHLDTSYLQETSPSSPAASTEAIAPVSAKPWSLLSALMVEIKNLNQNGKLTTDTPQSETRDASTVSWDTTENFHSLGDKGSSPQTESTHLVESGTTVFYKETTAPTKKVVQRKYRSLLRKRQTSVASGKVCPAVRESSHQVSQVRDSYHWVLSIPNKNLRMNFQEVLVDLSSKNDRGLYQARVRALVGGKPLTFYCLVGLENEAFYRSVPRIIAVALDAFKT from the exons ATGCTGGAGCTGATACTACTGCTGTTTACCGGGCTGGACTGCTTGCTGGGAGCCCCAACAGGTCGAGAAGTCTACCGGATGCCTCAGAGTGCCCTTAAAG CCTTATCCGATCGCGGTACCGTCGTCTTGGAGGCTGCCATGAGCAGCGCCCTGTCCGCAGTTGACCGTGCATCCTCCGAGAGAAGTCGGGCTGAGGCTGGCTGCAGAGGTTGCGCTCCTTGCCTTTTCCAGGACTGTGGGCAGCCCTCTGGAGCTTGCT CGTCTCCTTCCAGTGCGCTATCTGAGCCCACCTGCGATGTGATCAGCAAGGcacagaagcttcagaacgaAGCCGAACGGAGCTGGGCGCTGAGTCAGGCCTGTGCTTTCTACCAGCACCGCTGTTCATCCGCAGACTTGGACGGAGAGAGCTGCATCAGGATCATGGGAGAGAGCTGTAGCGCCCGTGTCCTCCAGTGCAGCCTGCTGAACACCATGCAGAACCTGGAGCCTGCAACACAGACACGCATCGAAG CTGTGTGCGGCCAGAGGTCGTCCCCTGTGCTAAACACAACGCAGCCTCGCTCCCGGATCGTGGGGGGCTCTCCGGCCACACCGGGAAGTTGGCCCTGGCTGGTCAATCTGCAGCTGGACGGCGCCCTGATGTGTGGCGGGGTTCTGGTTGACAGCTCATGGGTGGTCACAGCAGCTCACTGCTTTCATGG GAGCCGCAGTGAGAGCTACTGGTCTGCCGTAGTTGGCGACTTCGATATCACCAAGACAGACCCAGATGAGCAAGTTCTCAAGATAAATCGCATCATCCCTCATCCTAAG TTTAATCCAAAGACGTACAACAACGATATTGCCCTCGTGGAGCTGACATCACCTGTCGTCCTGTCTGACCGTGTCACCCCTGTGTGCCTCCCTGCGGGCGTGGAGCCCCCTACTGGCAGCCCGTGCCTAGTGGCGGGCTGGGGTACCCTCTATGAGA ATGGCCCGATGGCTGACGTTGTGATGGAGGCTAAAGTGCCCCTGCTCCCGCAAAGTACATGTAAAAGTGCCCTCAGCAAAGAAGAGATCACCAACACCATGCTCTGCGCTGGATATCTCTCTGGAGGAATAGACTCCTGTCAG GGAGACTCTGGCGGCCCTCTGATCTACCAGGACAGAATTTCTGGTCGCTTCCAGCTTTATGGAATAACCTCCTGGGGAGATGGATGTGGGGAGAAAGGCAAGCCAGGAGTCTACACACGAGTGGCTGCATTTTCAGACTGGATTCAATCTGAAATACAGA AGTCATTTGGCAGCCGTGAGCCCACATGTCCCGAGCTTTTAAAGACAAATGAGATGTCGGAAGATGAGCAGAGGTCAGAATTCAGCTCCCTGTGCCGCTTCTACACCCTGACTTGTCCTCCTGGTCACACAGAAAGCGCATGCAGTCGAATGGCGGAGGACAAATGCCTCACTCGATTCAAGAAATGTC AGCTGCGCTCCTTCCTGCAAACCTTGCTGGATTTGCTCCAGAGGGCCGAGGACTATATCAGGGACAAAGTGGACTTGACCTTCTTCACCCAGACTTTGCCGCAGCTCGTGGAGCACATCTACAGCACTGCCTTCCAGCACACACGGGAAAAGAGAGATGTGGGTTTGACCCAAGGAATTACAGAGACAAAAG GAGATAACACAATACAGTCAAAGGAGCAAGACCCTGCCATAGTGCCACCATCCTTCTTCAGAGAGTTAGGACCTTCAGTGGATGACTGGGAAAGGTATCTGAACAAACTCTCTGAAGACATGGAAAACCAGTCAGGCGAGAGCACAAGACAGGAGGGAAAGCTTTTTATCCAA GGAGCAGATGGGTCGGTCCACGAGCTGGAGGAGCGATATCACTCGGTTATCTCCGCCCTGCGCTCGAAACTGGATTCTAAAGAGCCGCCTCCCAACCTCCACTTGGACACTTCATACCTGCAGGAAACCTCACCGtcctcacctgctgcttccACAGAAGCTATTGCCCCTGTTTCCGCCAAACCTTGGTCCCTTCTATCAGCTCTGATGGTGGAGATAAAGAACCTGAATCAAAACGGAAAGTTGACCACAGATACACCACAAAGTGAAACTAGAGATGCTTCTACTGTCTCATGGGACACCACAGAGAACTTCCATAGTTTGGGGGACAAAGGATCGTCGCCTCAAACCGAGTCCACACACTTGGTAGAGTCCGGTACAACTGTATTCTATAAAGAGACAACAGCCCCAACAAAAAAGGTTGTGCAAAGGAAATATCGTAGCCTTCTCCGCAAGAGACAAACATCAGTGGCCAGTGGAAAAG TTTGTCCAGCGGTGAGAGAGAGTTC